The proteins below are encoded in one region of Helianthus annuus cultivar XRQ/B chromosome 2, HanXRQr2.0-SUNRISE, whole genome shotgun sequence:
- the LOC110915399 gene encoding COP9 signalosome complex subunit 4, whose amino-acid sequence MESAFANASAIGDQRQKIEEYKHILSSVIASNDIVQARKFIDHILSDDVPLVVSRQLLQTFAQELGRLEPENQKEIAHYTLHQIQPRVVSFEEQVLVIREKLADLYESEQLWSKAAQMLSGIDLDSGMRVIDDKFRLTKCVQIARLYLEDDDAVNAEAFINKASFMVSNSQHEVLNLQYKVCYARILDLKRKFLEAALRYYDISQIEKRQIGDEVIDEDALEQALAAAVTCTILAAAGPQRSRVLATLYKDERCSRLKIYPILQKVYLERILRKPEIDTFSEELKAHQKALLPDNFTVLDRAMIEHNLLSASKLYTNISFDELGTLLGIEPHKAEKIASRMICEDRMRGSIDQVEAVIHFEDDNEELQQWDQQIFGLCQALNDVLDSMAKKGLAIPV is encoded by the exons ATGGAGAGTGCATTCGCAAACGCATCTGCAATCGGCGATCAACGCCAGAAGATCGAAGAATACAAGCACATTCTCTCATCAGTAATCGCTTCAAACGACATTGTACAGGCCAGAAAGTTCATCGATCACA TTCTTTCGGACGATGTTCCGTTGGTGGTTTCGAGACAGTTGCTGCAGACGTTTGCGCAAGAGTTAGGCCGGTTGGAGCCGGAGAATCAGAAGGAGATTGCTCATTACACGCTTCATCAGATTCAGCCTCGTGTGGTATCTTTTGAGGAACAG GTTCTTGTTATACGTGAGAAGCTTGCAGATTTGTACGAGTCTGAACAGCTATGGTCAAAAGCAGCACAAATGCTTAGTGGCATTGATCTCGACTCTGGAATGAG AGTGATTGATGACAAATTTAGGTTGACTAAATGTGTGCAAATTGCTCGGCTGTACTTGGAG GATGACGATGCTGTGAATGCAGAGGCTTTTATTAACAAAGCATCATTCATGGTTAGCAACAGTCAACATGAAGTATTGAATTTACAGTACAAG GTTTGTTACGCAAGGATACTAGATTTAAAAAGAAAGTTCTTGGAAGCTGCACTTCGTTATTATGACATTTCACAAATTGAGAAGCGACAAATTGGAGACGA AGTGATTGATGAAGATGCACTTGAGCAGGCCCTAGCTGCTGCTGTGACTTGCACTATTTTGGCTGCTGCAGGACCACAGCGTTCTCGTGTTCTGGCAACTTTGTATAAA GATGAACGGTGTTCAAGGCTAAAGATTTATCCAATTTTGCAAAAG GTGTACTTAGAGAGAATCTTGAGGAAACCTGAGATAGACACATTCTCCGAAGAACTGAAAGCACATCAG AAAGCGCTTTTACCTGACAATTTTACTGTGCTTGATCGTGCAATGATCGAACATAATCTCTTGAGTGCAAGCAAACTGTACACAAACATAAG CTTTGATGAGCTGGGCACACTGCTTGGGATTGAGCCTCACAAG GCGGAAAAGATTGCATCAAGAATGATCTGTGAAGATAGAATGAGGGGGTCCATTGATCAg GTAGAAGCAGTTATCCATTTTGAGGATGATAATGAAGAACTTCAGCAATGGGATCAACAG ATTTTTGGACTTTGTCAAGCTTTGAATGATGTTCTCGATAGTATGGCCAAGAAGGGGTTGGCGATTCCTGTCTGA